From Echinicola soli, a single genomic window includes:
- the polA gene encoding DNA polymerase I, protein MPSSDKKKLFLLDAMALIYRAHFAFSKNPRINSKGLNTGIMLGFTNTLLEVIEKQAPSHVAVAFDTAAPTFRHEQFEAYKANRQEQPEDITVGIPWVKQIVDGFNIPILELDGYEADDIIGTIAKKAEYKDFEVYMMTPDKDYGQLVEEHIFLYKPAFMGNAVDVMGPKEVCAKWEIEDPDQVRDILGLMGDAVDNIPGIPGIGEKTAKKLLKAYGTIEGLLEHVDDLKGKQKENVENFGQQGLLSKELATIKQDVPIEFNPKDLEYDGPDEEKLKALFAEMEFRTLTQRVFGEKMKKPAVKVNEQLGLFTGPEDQAEEEEEIEEINPMPTPEQTNSVASMVHSYHKVEGLEAIKELVDYLEIQDELCFDTETTDLDPNKAELVGLSFAYLAGEAFYIPVPADQEETKKLLEPLRGVFENEAITKIGQNLKYDALVLKNYGIGLKGKLYDTMLAHYLIEPEGKHNMDWLAEHYLNYRPVSIETLIGKKGKSQGNMRDADVDKVVEYASEDADITLQLAQKLNPDLKERGLEKLFYEVETPLIPVLTAMEYEGVKIDKDSLAELSTALEKDIIQIEARVYELAGVKFNLASPKQLGEVLFVKMELDPKAKKTKTGQFATGEEVLSKLAPKHEIAQAILDYRELVKLKNTYVDTLPTLINPKTNRIHTTYNQVVAATGRLSSINPNLQNIPIRTERGREIRKAFVPRDEDHVILAADYSQIELRIMAAFSQDESMIEAFKEGRDIHSTTAAKIFQVPLDEVTSDMRRKAKTANFGIIYGISAFGLSQRLNIPRGEAKEIIDAYFKEFPAVSQYMNDCIEKARKNEYVETILGRRRYLRDINSRNATMRGYSERNAINAPIQGSAADMIKVAMIHVHKWMQEKQLKSKMILQVHDELVFDAHKDEVDLLKKEIPKLMTKALEIEVPMQVEVGVGKDWLEAH, encoded by the coding sequence AAGCGCCCAGCCATGTTGCCGTGGCTTTTGATACGGCTGCACCGACATTTCGCCACGAGCAGTTTGAAGCCTATAAAGCCAACCGGCAAGAGCAGCCAGAAGATATTACTGTCGGTATTCCCTGGGTAAAGCAAATTGTGGATGGTTTTAACATCCCCATCTTGGAACTGGATGGTTATGAAGCGGATGACATTATCGGGACGATAGCCAAGAAGGCCGAATATAAAGATTTTGAGGTGTACATGATGACACCTGACAAGGATTACGGCCAGCTGGTGGAAGAGCACATCTTCCTGTACAAGCCCGCTTTTATGGGAAATGCAGTGGATGTGATGGGGCCGAAGGAAGTATGTGCCAAGTGGGAAATCGAAGATCCAGATCAGGTTCGGGATATTCTTGGCTTGATGGGAGATGCTGTGGATAACATTCCAGGAATCCCGGGAATAGGCGAAAAAACAGCCAAGAAGCTGCTAAAAGCCTATGGCACCATAGAAGGCTTATTAGAGCATGTCGATGACCTAAAAGGCAAGCAAAAGGAAAATGTGGAAAACTTTGGCCAGCAAGGCCTGCTTTCCAAAGAACTTGCCACGATCAAACAGGATGTTCCTATCGAATTTAATCCCAAGGACCTGGAATATGACGGGCCTGACGAAGAAAAGCTCAAGGCACTTTTTGCAGAAATGGAGTTTAGGACATTGACGCAACGGGTATTTGGCGAGAAGATGAAAAAGCCGGCGGTAAAAGTCAATGAACAATTGGGCCTGTTTACCGGACCAGAGGACCAAGCGGAGGAGGAAGAGGAAATAGAAGAAATCAACCCAATGCCGACACCGGAACAGACGAACTCAGTGGCTTCCATGGTGCATTCCTATCACAAGGTGGAAGGACTGGAAGCGATCAAAGAGCTCGTGGACTACCTGGAAATACAGGATGAACTTTGTTTTGATACCGAAACGACAGATCTGGATCCTAATAAAGCCGAGCTGGTAGGCTTGTCCTTTGCCTACTTGGCGGGTGAAGCATTTTACATTCCAGTTCCCGCAGACCAGGAAGAGACCAAAAAGCTCCTGGAACCACTGCGGGGTGTTTTTGAAAATGAAGCCATCACCAAGATTGGGCAAAACCTAAAATATGATGCGTTGGTGCTTAAGAACTACGGCATTGGGCTGAAGGGCAAACTTTATGATACCATGCTGGCCCATTACCTGATCGAACCAGAAGGTAAGCACAATATGGACTGGCTGGCGGAACATTATTTGAATTACCGGCCAGTGTCCATCGAAACACTTATTGGCAAGAAAGGAAAATCCCAAGGCAATATGCGTGATGCCGATGTGGATAAAGTGGTGGAATACGCTTCAGAGGATGCTGACATTACCTTGCAGCTGGCGCAAAAACTGAATCCTGACCTAAAAGAACGTGGTTTGGAGAAACTCTTTTATGAAGTGGAGACCCCACTGATCCCAGTGCTGACGGCCATGGAATATGAGGGTGTAAAGATCGATAAAGACAGTTTGGCCGAGTTATCCACAGCCTTGGAGAAAGACATTATCCAGATAGAAGCCCGTGTTTATGAATTGGCAGGGGTTAAATTTAACCTGGCTTCTCCAAAGCAATTGGGCGAGGTGCTCTTCGTGAAGATGGAGCTGGATCCAAAAGCCAAGAAAACCAAAACGGGCCAATTTGCGACAGGTGAAGAAGTGCTCTCCAAGTTGGCTCCAAAGCATGAAATTGCCCAGGCCATCCTAGATTATCGGGAATTGGTGAAGTTGAAAAACACCTATGTGGACACCTTACCTACTTTGATCAATCCTAAAACCAACAGAATACATACTACTTATAATCAGGTGGTTGCAGCCACCGGGAGACTATCCTCCATTAATCCAAACCTACAGAATATTCCCATTCGTACCGAACGAGGCAGGGAGATCCGAAAGGCTTTTGTACCGAGGGATGAGGACCATGTGATCTTGGCAGCAGATTACAGCCAGATCGAACTGCGTATCATGGCGGCTTTTTCGCAAGACGAATCCATGATTGAGGCATTTAAAGAAGGACGGGATATCCACAGCACCACTGCGGCCAAGATCTTCCAGGTGCCTTTGGATGAAGTGACAAGTGATATGCGTCGAAAGGCCAAAACAGCCAACTTTGGCATCATCTACGGGATTTCTGCTTTTGGACTGTCACAGCGCCTTAACATACCAAGGGGTGAAGCCAAGGAAATCATCGATGCCTATTTCAAAGAATTTCCCGCTGTGAGTCAATACATGAATGATTGCATCGAGAAGGCCCGCAAAAACGAATATGTGGAAACCATCCTTGGCCGTCGACGCTATCTCAGGGATATCAACAGCCGAAACGCCACTATGCGCGGCTATTCCGAGCGAAACGCTATCAATGCCCCCATCCAGGGAAGTGCTGCTGATATGATAAAGGTAGCCATGATCCATGTGCATAAGTGGATGCAGGAAAAACAGCTGAAGTCCAAGATGATCCTACAGGTACACGACGAACTGGTATTCGACGCCCACAAGGATGAGGTGGATCTACTCAAGAAAGAAATTCCAAAACTCATGACCAAAGCCTTAGAGATCGAAGTACCCATGCAGGTGGAAGTCGGTGTCGGCAAGGATTGGTTGGAAGCACACTAA
- the radA gene encoding DNA repair protein RadA, with amino-acid sequence MPKIKTAYFCQNCGAQSPKWAGKCPACGEWNTYVEEVIHKEETGRGSWKQGAEKTKRSNSPRKLQEINYEEHPRLVTQDPELDRVLGGGIVPGSLTLIGGEPGIGKSTLMLQIALVLNQTKVLYVSGEESESQIKMRADRMQFHSDNCFVLSETNTQTIFQQIETVKPEVLVIDSIQTLHSKHVESAAGSVSQVRECTAELMKFAKETGTPVFLIGHITKDGSIAGPKILEHMVDTVLQFEGDRHLSYRILRTSKNRFGSTNELGIYEMRAEGLRGVANPSEILLSQREEVLNGVAIGAMLEGNRPLLIEIQSLISPATYGTPQRSSTGHDAKRLNMLLAVLEKRGGMRLGQQDVFLNVAGGMRVDDPGLDLAVCAALLSSYEDTPVSPDLCFAGEVGLGGEIRAVNRIENRIAEADKLGFKKIIVSKYAVKGVDLSTFGIEVIPVTKLDEMYQRLFS; translated from the coding sequence ATGCCAAAAATAAAGACGGCTTATTTCTGCCAAAACTGCGGTGCCCAAAGTCCTAAGTGGGCGGGCAAGTGTCCCGCCTGTGGAGAGTGGAACACCTATGTGGAAGAGGTTATCCACAAAGAAGAAACAGGCCGTGGAAGCTGGAAACAGGGTGCTGAAAAAACAAAACGCAGCAATTCGCCCAGAAAATTACAAGAGATCAACTACGAAGAGCATCCTCGTTTGGTCACGCAGGATCCTGAATTGGACCGTGTTTTGGGAGGAGGAATCGTTCCAGGCTCCCTGACCCTGATAGGGGGTGAGCCGGGCATTGGCAAATCCACCTTGATGCTGCAGATAGCACTGGTGCTGAACCAAACCAAAGTGCTGTATGTCTCCGGTGAAGAAAGCGAGAGCCAGATCAAGATGCGGGCGGACAGAATGCAGTTTCATTCAGACAACTGCTTCGTGCTTTCGGAGACCAATACTCAAACCATTTTCCAGCAGATAGAAACGGTGAAACCTGAAGTGTTGGTCATCGACTCTATCCAAACCCTCCACAGCAAACACGTGGAGTCCGCCGCAGGAAGTGTTTCACAAGTAAGGGAATGCACGGCAGAACTCATGAAATTTGCCAAAGAAACCGGTACTCCGGTTTTTCTAATTGGCCATATCACCAAGGACGGCTCCATCGCCGGACCAAAGATCCTGGAGCATATGGTGGACACCGTGTTGCAATTTGAGGGAGATCGACACCTGTCTTACCGGATACTGCGTACTTCAAAAAACCGTTTTGGCTCTACCAATGAGCTCGGCATCTATGAAATGCGTGCAGAAGGCCTCCGTGGCGTGGCCAATCCTTCAGAGATCCTCTTGAGCCAGCGAGAGGAAGTGCTCAATGGCGTGGCCATCGGTGCCATGCTGGAGGGAAACCGCCCACTGCTGATCGAGATCCAATCGCTGATCAGTCCCGCCACCTATGGCACTCCGCAGCGAAGCAGTACCGGCCATGATGCCAAACGGCTGAACATGCTCTTGGCCGTATTGGAGAAACGCGGCGGAATGCGCTTGGGACAGCAGGATGTTTTCTTGAATGTGGCTGGAGGGATGCGCGTGGATGATCCGGGCTTGGATTTGGCCGTATGTGCTGCGTTGCTTTCTTCCTATGAAGATACACCGGTGTCACCAGACTTGTGCTTTGCGGGTGAAGTGGGGCTGGGCGGTGAAATCCGCGCCGTCAACCGCATCGAAAACCGTATTGCCGAAGCAGATAAGCTAGGCTTCAAAAAGATCATCGTTTCCAAATATGCCGTAAAAGGCGTTGACTTATCCACATTTGGCATTGAAGTAATCCCTGTCACCAAGCTGGATGAGATGTATCAGCGTTTGTTCAGCTAA
- a CDS encoding secondary thiamine-phosphate synthase enzyme YjbQ — protein MKFFQKHTTLRPYSRGFHLITREVEAAIPAIREIQTGTLQVFIQHTSAGLTINENADPTVRKDFETFINDMIPESYPRFIHTYEGPDDMPAHIKSSLFGCSVSIPISGGKLALGTWQGIYLGEFRDHGGSRKLVITAMGQ, from the coding sequence ATGAAATTCTTCCAGAAGCATACCACGTTAAGGCCTTATTCAAGAGGTTTTCACCTGATCACGCGAGAGGTGGAGGCTGCTATTCCAGCAATCAGGGAAATCCAAACAGGCACTTTACAGGTGTTTATCCAACACACTTCTGCTGGTCTCACGATCAACGAAAATGCCGACCCAACAGTCCGAAAAGACTTCGAAACGTTCATTAATGACATGATTCCCGAAAGTTATCCACGGTTTATCCACACTTACGAAGGGCCAGATGATATGCCTGCCCATATCAAAAGCAGCTTGTTCGGCTGCTCCGTTTCAATTCCCATTTCTGGGGGAAAACTGGCTCTAGGGACTTGGCAGGGTATCTATTTAGGTGAATTTCGAGACCATGGTGGTTCAAGAAAGCTGGTGATCACTGCCATGGGGCAATAA
- a CDS encoding HAD family hydrolase → MENFAVIFDMDGVICHTNPFHSQAFDRFFEKRGMKASKEEYADHMYGKPNSYIFSYFLKREVTPEELVDLENEKEGLFREIYASQVTPVPGYMEFLAGLKEQGFRTGVGTSAPRANMDLIIDTLGIRANMESLMASEDVTTHKPQPEVYLKSAENLSTKPANCVVFEDSYSGVSAGINAGMKVVGVLTSHTKEELPPCDIYIKDYNEITLEKVQELLR, encoded by the coding sequence ATGGAAAATTTTGCAGTGATATTTGATATGGACGGGGTGATCTGTCATACCAATCCGTTCCATTCTCAGGCCTTTGACCGGTTTTTTGAAAAACGTGGCATGAAAGCCAGCAAAGAAGAATATGCCGATCATATGTACGGGAAACCTAACAGCTATATTTTCAGCTATTTTCTGAAAAGAGAGGTGACGCCAGAGGAGCTGGTCGATCTGGAAAATGAGAAGGAGGGGCTTTTCCGTGAAATCTATGCCTCACAAGTAACCCCGGTGCCAGGATATATGGAGTTCTTGGCGGGCCTGAAGGAGCAAGGCTTCAGGACGGGTGTAGGCACTTCGGCTCCCCGCGCCAATATGGACCTGATCATCGACACCCTTGGCATTCGCGCCAACATGGAATCACTCATGGCCAGCGAAGATGTCACCACCCACAAACCCCAACCAGAAGTTTACCTCAAATCAGCCGAAAACTTATCCACAAAACCAGCCAATTGTGTGGTTTTCGAGGATTCCTACTCCGGCGTTTCCGCTGGGATCAATGCAGGAATGAAGGTGGTCGGTGTCCTTACCTCGCATACCAAGGAGGAACTGCCGCCATGTGATATTTACATAAAAGACTACAATGAAATCACCTTGGAAAAAGTACAGGAATTGCTACGATAA
- a CDS encoding (deoxy)nucleoside triphosphate pyrophosphohydrolase: MITVSCALIQKGKYILAVQRSETMKMPLKWEFPGGKVELHETAEDCLVREIEEELHLMIELKKRLKAVIYPYDNFTINLIPFTAKIKSGKLKLTEHKTYKWLLKEDLLRLDWADADIPIVKDFLNQN; encoded by the coding sequence ATGATTACAGTGTCGTGTGCATTAATACAAAAAGGAAAATATATTTTAGCGGTTCAGCGAAGTGAAACCATGAAAATGCCCCTTAAGTGGGAATTTCCAGGTGGAAAAGTTGAATTGCATGAAACTGCTGAAGACTGTTTAGTTAGGGAAATTGAGGAAGAACTTCATCTAATGATAGAGCTAAAAAAGCGGTTAAAAGCTGTAATTTACCCTTATGATAATTTTACTATTAATTTAATTCCATTTACCGCAAAAATTAAGTCAGGTAAATTGAAACTAACCGAACACAAAACATACAAATGGTTATTAAAAGAAGATTTATTAAGGTTGGATTGGGCCGATGCTGATATACCTATTGTTAAAGACTTTTTAAATCAAAACTAA
- a CDS encoding DUF3427 domain-containing protein: protein MQEGIYESIINQLTQEKLDQINADKFYIKSESIDKAEAASLLAQYIYSIVKKALVIIPKENALESQLKLANRLIFTIRDELDDIDFESDLLKLEGKILKAIISKVDADFTDINRHLGEITPHSRLIYSELFTGGGKNIPLDGELNKEILSSNKIDFLVSFIKWSGLRLLLPALKVFTARGGKLRIITTTYVGATDFKAIKELSNLPNTCIKVSYNTKNERVHAKAYLFRRNTGFHTGYIGSSNFSKSALTKGLEWNIKITTKEIPHVIDKFQKTFESYWKSSDFEVFDNRKEEDLNRLKIALQEGKFNGENTKNITSYFDIRPYKFQEEILEKLQVERQIHHRSRNLVVAATGTGKTVVSAFDFKAYLLKNPKANLLYVAHRKEILIKARKTFQEILKDQNFGELWVDGILPTDRRHVFGSVQTLNTQLPGWEIKDEYYDFIIIDEVHHIAAESYRSILKQFNPQILLGLTATPERMDGANILKDFSNKIAAEIRLPEAINKKLICPFQYFGISDNTNLSNLNWRGKYIPSELSKVYTGNDKRVGHIIDNLEKYVTDIHQVKAIGFCVTKEHAKYMAEKFSLAGLKSNYLVSGYKENRIKIFNQFQTNSINYLFVVDIFNEGVDIPEIDTVLFLRPTESLTIFLQQLGRGLRLHKDKECLTVLDFVGNARPEYDFEGKFRALIGKSHSSIKNEIEDNFPHLPLGCSIVLEKKAKESILKNIQAAFNPSRKKLIEKIQLFEHQFTLELTLSNFIEVHHIPLAVIYKKGAWSRLCEEAGKLESFNNVNEKNFVSCVLKKWLSTSAPTYFKFLLKLAKKNFNISLNELVPVEKIMCTMLHYDFWQKEGGFNSLEESIKAIGKNNVIVKEIIEVLTILEDKVSFLEIDIKLPYIQPLKVHARYTRDQILAAFKLNTFDNKSPNREGVAENPNINSELLFVDLKKTEKDFSPTTMYDDYAINESLFHWQSQNSARPDKGKGLSYVNHKSKKKRVLLFVREQAKDEFNNTMGYVFIGEGNLSEHYGSKPMNIKWKLEEPIPSYLWNDAAKL from the coding sequence ATGCAAGAAGGAATATACGAGTCTATAATTAATCAATTAACACAAGAAAAGCTGGATCAAATTAATGCTGATAAGTTTTACATTAAATCTGAATCTATTGATAAAGCAGAAGCAGCAAGCCTATTAGCTCAATATATTTATTCAATCGTGAAAAAGGCATTGGTAATTATACCAAAAGAGAATGCTTTGGAATCACAATTGAAGCTAGCAAATCGACTAATCTTTACTATACGAGATGAGTTAGATGATATTGATTTTGAAAGTGACCTTCTAAAATTAGAAGGGAAGATTCTTAAAGCAATTATTTCTAAGGTAGATGCGGATTTTACTGATATAAATCGTCATTTAGGAGAAATCACACCTCACTCTCGTTTAATTTATAGTGAATTATTTACAGGAGGTGGTAAAAATATTCCTCTTGATGGGGAGCTGAATAAAGAAATCTTATCCTCTAATAAAATTGATTTTCTGGTTTCTTTTATTAAATGGAGCGGTCTGAGGCTTCTATTACCAGCACTAAAAGTATTTACTGCGCGCGGGGGCAAACTTCGTATCATTACGACTACTTACGTAGGAGCAACAGATTTTAAAGCAATCAAAGAACTTTCCAATCTTCCAAACACGTGTATAAAAGTTTCATACAATACAAAGAATGAAAGAGTACACGCTAAAGCATATTTATTTAGAAGAAATACTGGCTTTCACACCGGGTACATTGGGTCGTCAAACTTCTCCAAATCTGCCCTAACTAAAGGCTTGGAATGGAACATCAAAATTACCACAAAAGAAATACCTCATGTAATAGATAAATTTCAGAAAACTTTTGAAAGCTACTGGAAAAGCTCTGATTTCGAAGTATTCGACAATCGTAAAGAGGAAGATCTCAATCGTCTTAAAATTGCTCTTCAGGAAGGGAAATTCAATGGTGAAAACACTAAGAATATTACTAGCTATTTTGATATTAGACCTTACAAGTTTCAAGAAGAAATACTGGAAAAACTGCAGGTTGAGCGACAAATTCATCATCGTTCCCGTAATTTAGTTGTAGCTGCGACAGGCACGGGGAAAACAGTCGTGTCTGCATTTGATTTCAAAGCTTACCTTTTAAAGAATCCAAAAGCTAATTTATTATATGTAGCTCATCGGAAAGAAATATTAATAAAGGCCAGAAAGACATTTCAGGAAATTTTAAAGGATCAAAATTTTGGTGAATTATGGGTAGATGGAATTCTTCCAACTGATCGTAGACATGTGTTTGGTTCGGTCCAAACTCTAAATACACAACTACCTGGATGGGAGATAAAAGATGAATACTATGATTTTATTATCATTGATGAAGTTCATCATATTGCTGCTGAGAGCTACCGTTCTATTTTGAAACAGTTTAATCCTCAGATTCTTTTAGGTTTGACAGCAACTCCTGAAAGGATGGATGGAGCAAATATTTTGAAGGATTTCTCAAACAAAATAGCTGCTGAAATTCGTTTGCCTGAGGCAATAAATAAAAAATTAATTTGCCCTTTCCAATATTTTGGGATATCTGACAATACAAATCTTTCAAATCTTAATTGGAGAGGAAAGTATATTCCAAGTGAGCTGAGTAAAGTTTACACAGGAAATGATAAACGGGTCGGTCATATTATTGATAATCTAGAAAAATATGTAACGGATATACACCAAGTTAAGGCTATAGGTTTTTGTGTCACAAAAGAGCATGCCAAATATATGGCGGAAAAATTTTCACTTGCAGGATTAAAATCAAATTATTTAGTAAGTGGTTATAAAGAAAATAGAATAAAAATTTTCAATCAATTTCAGACTAATTCAATAAACTATTTATTCGTTGTAGATATCTTTAATGAAGGTGTAGATATTCCAGAAATTGATACGGTTCTATTTTTACGACCCACAGAAAGTTTGACTATCTTTTTACAACAATTAGGTCGTGGTTTGAGATTGCATAAAGATAAAGAATGTTTGACTGTTTTAGATTTCGTGGGTAATGCTCGTCCTGAATATGATTTTGAAGGAAAATTTAGAGCTTTAATCGGGAAGTCACATAGTTCTATTAAAAATGAAATTGAAGATAACTTTCCACATTTGCCATTAGGCTGTTCTATTGTTCTCGAAAAAAAGGCAAAGGAATCTATTTTGAAGAACATACAGGCAGCATTTAATCCATCAAGAAAAAAGCTCATTGAAAAAATTCAATTATTTGAGCATCAATTTACCTTAGAACTGACCTTATCAAATTTTATAGAGGTACATCATATACCTCTTGCAGTAATATACAAAAAAGGGGCTTGGAGTCGGTTATGCGAAGAAGCCGGAAAATTAGAAAGCTTTAATAATGTAAATGAAAAGAATTTTGTCAGTTGCGTACTAAAGAAATGGCTTTCTACATCTGCACCTACTTATTTCAAATTCCTTCTAAAGTTAGCTAAAAAGAACTTCAATATTTCACTAAATGAACTAGTACCAGTAGAGAAGATAATGTGCACTATGTTACATTATGATTTTTGGCAAAAAGAAGGAGGATTCAATTCGTTAGAAGAGAGCATAAAGGCTATTGGAAAAAATAACGTGATAGTAAAAGAGATTATTGAAGTTTTAACTATTTTAGAGGATAAAGTATCTTTTCTTGAAATAGATATTAAACTACCATATATCCAACCTCTAAAAGTGCATGCTAGGTATACAAGAGATCAAATTCTAGCTGCATTCAAATTGAACACATTTGATAATAAAAGTCCAAATAGAGAAGGGGTAGCCGAAAATCCGAATATAAACTCAGAATTATTGTTTGTGGATCTGAAAAAAACAGAAAAGGACTTTTCACCAACTACAATGTATGATGACTATGCTATAAACGAATCCTTATTTCACTGGCAATCTCAAAATTCTGCGAGGCCTGATAAAGGAAAAGGTT